Proteins from one Burkholderia oklahomensis C6786 genomic window:
- a CDS encoding ArsI/CadI family heavy metal resistance metalloenzyme, which translates to MKRLHVHVAVEDLRASIEFYSALFASRPTVEKGDYAKWMLNDPRVNFAISARGLVPGVDHLGIQVEDEGELLEMQSRLRDAELPISTQMNTPCCYVRSDKHWVTDPQGIAWETYLTLSAIPVFGAGGQSPKRAAAANLACCVPSGHNVPTAPRESDSS; encoded by the coding sequence GTGAAACGCCTACACGTTCATGTTGCTGTTGAAGATCTGCGCGCTAGTATTGAGTTCTATTCCGCGTTGTTTGCCAGTCGCCCTACGGTGGAGAAGGGCGACTACGCCAAATGGATGCTGAACGATCCGCGAGTGAACTTCGCGATATCTGCGCGGGGCTTGGTGCCCGGGGTCGATCATCTGGGGATCCAGGTGGAAGACGAAGGCGAGTTGCTCGAGATGCAGAGCCGGCTGCGTGATGCCGAGTTACCGATTAGTACCCAGATGAACACACCCTGCTGCTATGTCCGTTCGGACAAGCATTGGGTCACTGATCCGCAGGGGATTGCATGGGAGACCTATCTCACGCTGAGCGCGATTCCGGTTTTCGGTGCAGGCGGTCAAAGCCCGAAGAGGGCGGCGGCAGCGAATCTTGCCTGTTGCGTACCGTCTGGGCACAACGTACCGACGGCGCCGAGGGAATCTGATTCTTCGTAA
- a CDS encoding ArsR/SmtB family transcription factor, with amino-acid sequence MERKKAVRVLEALSSRPRLAVYSLLMKADIGGLSAGDIARSLDVASSSLSFHLKELMMAGVVICEQRGRQTFYSPNVQAIRDLIGFLTESCCAEEASVLGSGSSMSE; translated from the coding sequence ATGGAACGGAAAAAGGCGGTTCGTGTCTTGGAGGCATTGAGTTCCCGTCCGAGGCTCGCGGTATATAGCCTGCTCATGAAGGCGGATATAGGTGGCCTGTCTGCCGGGGACATCGCTCGGTCGCTGGATGTCGCTTCATCGTCTCTGTCGTTTCACTTGAAGGAGCTGATGATGGCTGGCGTCGTGATATGCGAGCAGCGCGGTCGGCAGACGTTCTATTCGCCGAACGTACAGGCAATTAGAGATCTGATCGGTTTCTTGACTGAAAGCTGTTGTGCCGAGGAAGCATCCGTTTTGGGGAGCGGTTCGTCCATGTCCGAATGA
- a CDS encoding arsenate reductase (azurin) large subunit produces MTTDTDRIFLPPTNAKKTNLTCQFCIVGCGYHVYKWPEGEEGGRAPDQNALRVDFRRPLPPMTMAVSPASQNTIVHEDGARYRILIVPDSQCVVNKGLSSTRGGQTAKVMYSPSGMTKQRLRHPQVLKANQWVDATWSDALKLYAGLTKRILDADGPSALAFDCFDHGGGGGGFENTWGTGKLMFSALQTPLVRIHNRPAYNSECHATREMGIGELNNSYEDAELADVIMAIGCNPYETQTNYFLAHWLPNLQGGTVDKRKRSFSDESLQPAKIIFVDPRRTATVAIAERVAGKENVLHLDIEPGTDIALFNGLFTYVVDQGWHDQEFIRSHTNGFEQVRSENRLSMAETSRITGVPVERLKLAAEWAYRPRASGARPRTMHAYEKGIIWGNNNYLIQSALVDVVLATHNVGRRGTGVVRMGGHQEGYARPPYPGDSKIYVDREIISGKGMMYTVWGTNPFQSTLNAEEHQAAVRRRAQIVRDAMRGARGASTDQMIEVAYDAVKNKGGLFVATVNLYPTSLSEAAHLMLPAAQSGEMNLTSMNGERRIRLTEKFTDPPGSARPDCLIAASIANELRALYEREGRADMVSRFSGFDWKTEEDAFNDGFRRAGMVAEVKIDSQGGSTGHLVTYERLRVMGNNGVQLPAKAYEGGKLTGTEMLYSDGNFDTPDGRAQFKSAPWPGLPKIVDEQKSKYRFWINNGRVNEAWQTLYHDQFNRFVLDRVPMAYLELNPGDAKDLGVSSGDVVEVYNDFGSTYAMAYLEPSIKSGHTFMQFGHFNGTVGNIVTPWVDQNVVPYYKGTWADLRRVGSLEDSRGSTSFKSRRLS; encoded by the coding sequence ATGACAACGGATACCGACCGCATATTTCTTCCGCCGACAAACGCCAAGAAAACCAATCTCACCTGCCAATTCTGCATTGTCGGATGTGGATACCACGTCTACAAATGGCCTGAGGGCGAAGAGGGCGGGCGTGCCCCAGATCAGAATGCATTGAGGGTTGATTTTCGAAGACCTCTGCCACCAATGACGATGGCAGTTTCACCGGCCTCTCAGAATACGATCGTGCATGAAGACGGGGCGCGGTACCGCATTCTCATCGTCCCGGATAGTCAATGCGTGGTTAACAAGGGGTTGTCGTCGACGCGCGGCGGGCAGACGGCAAAGGTCATGTACAGCCCGAGCGGGATGACGAAGCAGAGGCTCCGTCATCCTCAGGTGTTGAAGGCCAACCAATGGGTTGATGCGACGTGGAGCGATGCATTGAAGTTGTATGCGGGACTGACCAAGCGGATTCTCGATGCTGACGGTCCCTCTGCGCTCGCATTCGACTGCTTTGATCATGGAGGGGGCGGAGGCGGATTCGAAAACACATGGGGAACAGGGAAGCTCATGTTCTCGGCATTGCAGACTCCTCTCGTCAGGATCCACAACCGACCAGCCTACAACTCGGAATGTCACGCAACGCGAGAAATGGGAATCGGCGAGCTCAACAACAGTTACGAAGACGCGGAGCTCGCAGACGTCATCATGGCCATCGGTTGCAACCCATACGAAACGCAAACGAACTATTTCTTGGCGCATTGGTTGCCGAACCTCCAGGGAGGCACGGTCGATAAGCGTAAGCGCTCTTTCTCGGATGAATCGCTGCAACCGGCAAAGATCATCTTCGTTGACCCTCGTCGCACTGCAACGGTCGCCATTGCGGAGCGGGTCGCGGGCAAGGAGAACGTTCTGCATTTGGATATCGAGCCGGGAACAGACATCGCGCTTTTCAACGGCCTGTTTACGTATGTAGTCGATCAAGGGTGGCACGACCAAGAGTTCATCAGATCTCATACGAACGGATTCGAGCAAGTGCGAAGCGAGAATCGACTCTCGATGGCCGAAACTAGCCGTATTACTGGGGTTCCGGTTGAGCGATTGAAGCTGGCGGCGGAATGGGCGTACCGTCCACGGGCATCGGGTGCGCGGCCACGGACTATGCATGCCTACGAGAAGGGAATCATCTGGGGGAACAACAATTACCTGATCCAATCCGCGCTGGTCGACGTCGTATTGGCAACGCACAACGTTGGGCGACGAGGCACAGGGGTTGTTCGCATGGGTGGGCACCAGGAGGGTTATGCACGGCCGCCGTACCCTGGAGATTCGAAAATCTATGTTGATCGGGAGATCATCAGCGGCAAGGGCATGATGTATACGGTTTGGGGAACCAATCCGTTTCAAAGCACGCTGAACGCGGAGGAGCATCAGGCTGCTGTTCGACGGCGAGCTCAAATCGTCAGAGATGCGATGAGGGGAGCGCGAGGCGCGTCGACGGACCAGATGATTGAAGTCGCGTACGACGCGGTCAAGAACAAAGGCGGATTGTTCGTCGCGACAGTCAATCTTTATCCGACGAGCCTCTCCGAGGCGGCGCATTTGATGTTGCCGGCAGCGCAATCCGGTGAGATGAACCTGACGTCGATGAACGGCGAACGTCGGATCCGCCTCACCGAGAAGTTTACGGATCCCCCTGGCTCCGCACGCCCCGATTGCTTGATTGCCGCATCGATAGCAAACGAGCTGCGAGCGTTGTACGAGAGGGAAGGGCGAGCCGATATGGTCAGTCGATTCTCCGGCTTTGACTGGAAAACAGAAGAAGACGCGTTCAACGATGGCTTTAGACGGGCGGGCATGGTCGCGGAGGTAAAGATCGATAGCCAGGGCGGGTCAACCGGCCACCTGGTGACATACGAGCGACTCAGGGTCATGGGTAACAACGGTGTCCAGTTACCCGCGAAGGCATATGAAGGAGGGAAATTGACCGGAACCGAGATGCTCTATTCGGACGGCAATTTCGATACACCTGACGGTCGGGCCCAGTTCAAGTCTGCGCCGTGGCCCGGGTTGCCTAAGATTGTCGACGAGCAGAAGTCGAAGTATCGCTTCTGGATCAACAATGGTCGTGTCAACGAGGCGTGGCAAACGCTGTATCACGATCAGTTCAACAGGTTTGTCCTCGATCGTGTGCCGATGGCTTATCTTGAACTTAACCCCGGTGACGCGAAGGACCTGGGGGTCAGTTCTGGTGATGTCGTTGAGGTGTATAACGACTTCGGGTCAACCTACGCGATGGCCTATCTTGAACCGAGTATCAAATCCGGACATACATTCATGCAGTTCGGCCACTTCAACGGAACAGTGGGCAACATAGTGACTCCATGGGTCGATCAGAACGTTGTCCCCTATTACAAGGGTACATGGGCGGACCTTCGACGAGTAGGTTCACTCGAGGATAGCAGGGGCTCAACTAGCTTCAAGAGTCGCCGTCTTTCGTGA
- a CDS encoding arsenate reductase (azurin) small subunit, protein MKFTGGAAAAASSTIAGASTLQATGRPEVVEQAKDNVVKLIAHVGELKTNVPFDFAYPDASSPCVMIKLGHPVSGGIGPGSDVVAFSRLCSHMGCPVAYDTETKVFQCPCHFSIFDAEKRGQMVCGQATADLPSITLKYAESDGAISAVGVDGLIYGRTENVFRG, encoded by the coding sequence TTGAAATTCACCGGCGGTGCGGCCGCGGCAGCGAGCTCGACGATCGCAGGCGCTTCGACTCTCCAGGCGACGGGACGCCCGGAAGTTGTTGAGCAGGCGAAAGACAACGTGGTCAAGCTGATAGCTCACGTTGGCGAACTGAAGACGAACGTGCCGTTTGACTTCGCCTACCCGGACGCTTCTTCCCCATGCGTGATGATCAAACTCGGTCATCCTGTTAGCGGAGGGATTGGGCCCGGGAGTGACGTTGTTGCTTTCAGTCGGCTCTGTAGTCACATGGGTTGCCCGGTTGCGTACGACACGGAAACGAAGGTATTCCAGTGTCCTTGTCATTTCAGCATTTTCGACGCGGAGAAGCGAGGACAGATGGTGTGCGGTCAAGCCACGGCGGACCTGCCGTCGATCACGCTGAAGTATGCGGAGAGCGATGGCGCGATTTCTGCGGTCGGTGTGGACGGACTGATCTACGGCCGGACTGAAAACGTGTTCAGAGGGTGA
- a CDS encoding inorganic phosphate transporter, whose product MTLPVREGRAARRPKHLVGMLGDHELEGNAASTGTGMWWQLVSCHIDVSLVLINKENETMAAMTILFLATAFLSYSNGANDNFKGVATLYGSGVASYRTAITVATAATIAGSLCSLVLASGLAQAFSGKGLVPPEISRSAKFLLSVALGAGATVILATFLGFPVSTTHGLTGGLVGAGFVAMGHTPNLSVLGSSFLLPLVFSPIAAVALTIPIYKVAHMAAERSGVGRSLCMCVAPARFVPVGPLSGGSSMMQMPGGIVVDSVESCVYKYDGNVLGISTQKLVDVAHYASAIALSFARGLNDTPKIAGLLLVVKWLDIRWGAVVVAAGMTLGGIVNAKKVAETMSKKISRMNDGQALTANLVTAVLVIFASKLGLPVSTTHVSVGAITGVGVVNGTANFSVLKSILMSWILTLPVAAVLSAACYFIFM is encoded by the coding sequence ATGACGTTGCCTGTTCGGGAGGGCCGAGCAGCACGTCGTCCAAAACATCTCGTCGGGATGCTGGGCGACCATGAGTTGGAGGGCAATGCTGCGTCAACCGGTACCGGGATGTGGTGGCAGCTAGTTTCGTGCCATATTGATGTATCGCTAGTGCTAATTAATAAGGAAAACGAAACTATGGCGGCGATGACAATCTTGTTCTTGGCTACGGCTTTTCTTTCCTACTCCAATGGTGCCAACGACAACTTCAAAGGGGTTGCGACGCTGTATGGAAGCGGCGTGGCTAGTTACCGTACAGCGATCACGGTCGCTACCGCTGCGACAATCGCTGGAAGTCTGTGTTCGCTTGTTCTAGCGAGTGGGTTGGCGCAGGCCTTCTCGGGTAAAGGGTTGGTTCCACCGGAAATATCGAGGTCAGCCAAATTCCTGCTGTCCGTTGCCTTGGGAGCCGGGGCAACCGTGATACTTGCAACGTTTCTCGGGTTCCCGGTATCGACCACGCACGGATTGACCGGCGGGCTTGTGGGCGCCGGATTTGTTGCCATGGGCCACACGCCGAACCTGTCCGTGTTGGGTAGCTCGTTTCTTCTACCGCTCGTCTTCAGCCCGATTGCCGCGGTTGCGCTGACTATTCCGATCTACAAAGTGGCTCATATGGCCGCCGAACGCAGCGGGGTGGGGCGTTCCCTCTGCATGTGTGTGGCGCCGGCTAGGTTCGTACCGGTTGGCCCCCTTTCCGGAGGTAGTTCAATGATGCAAATGCCTGGCGGAATTGTGGTCGATTCGGTCGAGAGTTGTGTCTACAAGTACGACGGAAATGTCCTCGGTATTTCGACGCAGAAACTTGTGGATGTCGCGCACTACGCGAGCGCGATTGCACTTAGCTTTGCACGGGGGCTCAACGACACTCCAAAGATTGCGGGCTTGTTGCTCGTGGTCAAGTGGCTCGACATCAGATGGGGTGCGGTGGTGGTTGCCGCTGGCATGACGCTCGGCGGAATCGTCAACGCCAAGAAGGTAGCCGAGACCATGAGCAAGAAGATTTCCCGCATGAACGACGGGCAAGCATTGACCGCAAACCTGGTGACGGCGGTTCTGGTGATCTTCGCAAGCAAACTCGGGCTTCCTGTTTCGACGACACATGTTTCAGTTGGGGCCATTACGGGCGTCGGCGTCGTCAACGGGACGGCAAACTTCAGCGTGCTGAAGAGCATCCTCATGTCATGGATTTTGACCCTCCCCGTAGCGGCAGTACTAAGTGCTGCTTGCTACTTCATTTTCATGTGA
- a CDS encoding ArsR/SmtB family transcription factor, with protein MKNQEAILAFSALAQETRLNIFRLLVRAGPEGLAAGRIAELLEKSPSALSFHLKEMAIAGLVHVRQEGRFVVYGANYDAVHGLVGFLMEHCCEGAESPTRIAGKSSCGSGKKKAK; from the coding sequence ATGAAAAATCAGGAAGCAATCCTTGCGTTTTCAGCGCTTGCACAGGAAACAAGGCTCAACATTTTTCGCCTCTTGGTGAGGGCGGGACCGGAGGGATTGGCTGCGGGTCGGATCGCAGAACTTCTCGAAAAGAGTCCGTCAGCCCTCTCGTTTCACCTCAAGGAGATGGCGATCGCGGGGTTGGTGCATGTGCGTCAGGAAGGTCGCTTCGTGGTCTACGGAGCAAACTACGACGCGGTGCACGGACTAGTTGGCTTTTTGATGGAGCATTGCTGTGAGGGTGCAGAGTCGCCGACGCGCATTGCTGGGAAGTCATCCTGTGGATCCGGAAAGAAGAAGGCGAAGTAG
- the arsQ gene encoding arsinothricin export permease ArsQ: MAQVQSMQRTTGARWFNEVTKTLSVVPFPLAMILVTLVIGVAYGMDDSKLIATFNKGFGYNMGYFALILVSSFFLAAAISKGEIFQVGRLGVLISPFTGAGMVCPDTSYATLAPIAPTHRKGIAVGSYAGFKLMIPAGPLIIGVGLSIDVNRPGFAILGFALMIPVVLAGLLWLKIADRDNGPESATHASAPTGAKASALKRLFPLYCLAILIIVGLAADFRAWPTLKFLTSPAGALAITAVLTYFLVAPQLRKECLESAVRRSASLLFIIGSASALGTMLATVLPLAKLASTFATHYSNFALIFVLFAITAIFKVINGSSLATFAAVPPILAHVVSGASLDPTIAVYAICLGAFVAILPNDSYFWLTQPRSNTEGQTQPPNFTFTAASIVQALVGLACLYIYAFVIQ; encoded by the coding sequence ATGGCCCAGGTTCAATCGATGCAACGTACAACCGGCGCGCGCTGGTTCAACGAAGTAACGAAAACACTATCCGTCGTCCCGTTCCCGCTTGCCATGATTCTGGTGACTCTTGTCATAGGTGTCGCCTACGGCATGGACGACTCCAAGCTGATAGCGACGTTCAATAAGGGATTCGGGTACAACATGGGCTACTTCGCCCTGATCCTTGTCTCTTCTTTTTTCCTTGCCGCGGCGATCAGCAAAGGAGAAATTTTCCAAGTCGGCCGGTTAGGCGTGTTGATTTCACCCTTTACCGGCGCCGGCATGGTGTGTCCGGACACATCTTACGCCACCCTTGCACCGATCGCGCCAACGCATCGCAAGGGCATCGCCGTCGGCAGCTATGCCGGTTTCAAACTGATGATCCCAGCCGGCCCTTTGATCATCGGCGTCGGGCTTTCGATCGACGTGAATCGACCGGGTTTTGCCATTCTCGGATTCGCGCTGATGATTCCTGTCGTTCTCGCAGGGCTGCTTTGGCTCAAGATCGCGGACAGAGATAACGGCCCTGAATCTGCAACGCACGCCTCGGCCCCAACAGGAGCGAAAGCAAGCGCTCTCAAGCGACTGTTCCCGCTCTACTGTCTCGCGATTCTGATCATTGTGGGTCTGGCCGCAGACTTTCGCGCATGGCCGACGCTCAAATTCCTGACATCGCCTGCGGGAGCGCTCGCGATCACAGCGGTACTGACGTACTTTCTTGTCGCGCCGCAACTCAGGAAAGAGTGTTTGGAGTCAGCAGTCCGTCGCAGCGCGTCCCTTCTGTTCATCATCGGCTCAGCGAGCGCGCTCGGCACGATGCTGGCTACCGTTCTGCCACTCGCAAAACTCGCGTCAACGTTTGCTACCCACTACTCAAATTTCGCGTTGATATTCGTGTTGTTCGCGATCACCGCGATCTTCAAGGTGATCAATGGCTCGTCGCTGGCTACGTTCGCGGCTGTTCCCCCGATCCTTGCGCACGTGGTAAGCGGAGCGTCGTTGGACCCGACCATTGCGGTGTACGCCATTTGCCTCGGCGCCTTCGTAGCGATCCTTCCGAACGACAGCTACTTCTGGCTAACGCAGCCGCGCTCGAACACGGAAGGCCAGACTCAACCACCGAACTTCACGTTTACTGCTGCCTCGATCGTTCAGGCGCTCGTAGGTCTCGCCTGCTTGTATATCTACGCTTTCGTCATCCAGTAA
- the arsM gene encoding arsinothricin biosynthesis methyltransferase ArsM codes for MEMDSVIQEEYSKALHADSSMLANEYQVLCTAEAYDRTLLEKIPKAILDADFGCGNPTPFVKEGDAVLDLGSGSGKICYILSQVVGPAGKVFGVDFTPQMVDLARSQQESFADVMGFDNMRFNRASITDLKTDLEKVDRLLAKASIDSLEKLIAFERRKSEIFNANPLIPDNSIDVIVSNCVINLVSTTDKSEVFREMFRVLRPGGRIAISDNVSNIEVPEHLQSDQQLWAACYAGVFQEQDFYRAIASAGFEGLRIEVRNEDPAKAVEGVVFRSVTVTAIKPHLPLSGTRAAFQLMYRGPWVEVIDEHGLKFKKGEVTLIPPEFAAKFRADAYQADLFNLDEPQFVDANACCSTPAQQAESCCSPTSNGTSSTFCC; via the coding sequence ATGGAAATGGATTCCGTCATTCAGGAAGAGTATTCGAAGGCACTTCATGCCGACTCTTCGATGCTTGCGAACGAGTACCAAGTGCTCTGTACGGCCGAGGCCTACGATCGCACACTTCTTGAGAAGATTCCGAAGGCGATTCTTGATGCCGACTTCGGTTGTGGCAACCCCACTCCGTTCGTCAAGGAAGGGGATGCCGTACTTGATCTCGGCAGCGGTAGTGGAAAGATCTGCTACATCCTGTCTCAGGTGGTCGGACCTGCAGGAAAAGTGTTCGGCGTTGACTTCACGCCGCAAATGGTGGATCTCGCTCGCAGCCAGCAGGAGAGCTTTGCGGATGTCATGGGGTTCGACAACATGCGGTTCAACCGCGCGAGCATCACCGACCTGAAAACGGATCTCGAGAAGGTCGATCGCCTGCTTGCGAAAGCCTCGATCGATAGCCTCGAGAAGCTGATCGCGTTCGAACGCCGAAAAAGTGAAATTTTCAACGCAAACCCGCTGATCCCGGACAACAGCATCGACGTCATTGTCTCAAATTGCGTGATCAATTTGGTAAGCACTACTGATAAGTCTGAAGTGTTCAGAGAAATGTTCCGCGTTCTTCGACCGGGCGGCCGTATCGCAATCTCTGACAACGTTTCCAACATCGAGGTGCCCGAGCACCTCCAGTCCGATCAGCAGCTCTGGGCGGCCTGTTACGCAGGCGTTTTTCAAGAACAGGACTTCTATCGCGCCATCGCAAGTGCTGGCTTCGAAGGTCTCCGCATTGAAGTTCGAAACGAAGATCCGGCAAAAGCCGTCGAGGGTGTCGTTTTCCGGTCAGTCACAGTGACTGCGATCAAACCGCACCTCCCTCTCTCCGGGACCCGGGCAGCATTCCAGCTGATGTATCGCGGCCCATGGGTAGAGGTAATTGACGAACACGGTCTCAAATTCAAGAAGGGCGAAGTCACATTGATCCCGCCCGAGTTTGCAGCCAAGTTCCGTGCCGACGCCTACCAGGCAGACCTGTTCAACCTTGACGAACCGCAGTTTGTCGATGCAAACGCGTGCTGCTCCACACCGGCTCAGCAGGCGGAATCGTGTTGCAGCCCTACGTCCAACGGCACTAGTTCCACCTTCTGCTGCTAA
- the arsL gene encoding arsinothricin biosynthesis radical SAM protein ArsL yields the protein MANYLVVSTFEGGYQPNTALSAATALRNAGFDSTKLLDTYVDGIPDGVFDDADVIAISMPLFDSLQAGLQLTDQIRKANPTAIIVYFGQYATLNAERLVGRYGDYAVVGEWEHPLVNLARYASGSGVALEKAGLVDLEVVANGRVPHPYLARNAISVPDRSLAPSLVKYPQPQVEKLLGSGIHLIGGVEATRGCHHKCTYCSVYAAYDGKVIMVTDDIVVEDVRNLVKQGMEHLTFTDAEFFNAKNHGVRIMRRLHEEFPHLTYDFTTRVDHILEHEDAIREMSGLGLRFITSALEFPTQKVLDIVAKEISVDDIEMAIRRLKAIGVKLNPTFIMYNPWVSKEDILSFKAFIERNDLEDVVDPIQYETRLHLYKGSPLLNRASTAGLKLTEREFHFDWSHPDPAVDEMYYANVTPPEPGVFKRCCLKC from the coding sequence ATGGCCAACTATCTAGTTGTCTCCACCTTTGAGGGTGGATATCAGCCCAATACCGCCTTGTCGGCAGCCACCGCACTACGGAACGCAGGATTCGATAGCACGAAACTGCTCGACACCTACGTCGACGGTATCCCCGACGGAGTGTTTGATGATGCGGACGTTATCGCTATTTCCATGCCGTTGTTTGATTCGCTGCAAGCGGGCCTGCAGCTGACCGATCAGATACGAAAGGCCAACCCGACCGCAATCATTGTGTATTTTGGCCAGTACGCGACCCTCAACGCTGAACGCCTTGTTGGTCGCTACGGTGACTATGCTGTTGTGGGGGAATGGGAGCATCCGCTGGTGAACCTGGCTCGTTATGCCAGCGGCTCGGGAGTAGCACTGGAAAAGGCTGGACTGGTTGACCTGGAGGTCGTAGCCAACGGCAGAGTTCCCCACCCCTATCTTGCTCGCAATGCGATCAGTGTTCCCGATCGATCGCTCGCCCCTTCCCTGGTCAAGTACCCGCAACCTCAGGTCGAGAAGCTCCTCGGAAGCGGTATTCACCTCATCGGTGGAGTGGAAGCCACGCGCGGCTGCCATCACAAATGCACCTACTGTTCCGTGTATGCCGCATACGACGGCAAAGTCATTATGGTCACGGACGACATCGTGGTCGAAGACGTCAGGAATCTCGTCAAACAAGGGATGGAACATCTGACGTTCACCGATGCAGAATTCTTCAACGCCAAGAATCACGGCGTTCGGATCATGCGGCGCCTGCACGAAGAATTTCCGCACCTGACCTACGACTTCACGACACGTGTCGATCACATTCTCGAGCATGAAGATGCGATTCGCGAAATGTCCGGTCTCGGGTTGCGATTCATCACATCAGCGCTGGAGTTCCCAACCCAGAAGGTCCTCGACATCGTCGCCAAAGAGATATCCGTCGACGACATCGAAATGGCAATTCGCCGCCTCAAGGCAATCGGCGTCAAGCTGAACCCCACCTTCATCATGTACAACCCGTGGGTGTCGAAGGAGGACATCCTGTCGTTCAAGGCGTTCATCGAACGAAACGACCTCGAAGATGTAGTCGACCCCATCCAGTACGAAACCCGTCTCCATCTGTACAAGGGCTCTCCGCTTCTCAATCGGGCATCGACAGCTGGGCTCAAGTTGACGGAGCGAGAGTTTCACTTCGACTGGTCTCATCCCGATCCAGCAGTGGACGAGATGTACTACGCCAATGTAACGCCTCCGGAACCAGGCGTATTCAAACGATGCTGCCTCAAGTGCTGA
- a CDS encoding class I SAM-dependent methyltransferase, which translates to MNTNTYFAEVAAQWDQMRRDFFSDEVRRAAFRAAEISTDSILKTAADVGAGTGFMTEGLVKAGLEVIAVDPVQEMLDILARKPFSAYGVECRLGEAESLPIDDKGVDYVFANMSLHHVERPERAVAEMYRVLKPGGRLIITDMDTHSFEDLRKAHNDRWMGFDRQTVAGWFESAGFESSHIDSVGSCCGGGASAMTIDGYGIGVFVASGVRH; encoded by the coding sequence ATGAACACGAATACCTACTTCGCTGAGGTCGCTGCTCAGTGGGATCAAATGCGACGCGACTTCTTTTCTGACGAGGTGCGCCGAGCAGCATTTCGTGCCGCGGAAATCAGTACCGATTCGATACTGAAAACAGCGGCCGACGTTGGTGCCGGCACCGGATTCATGACCGAAGGATTGGTAAAAGCCGGCCTGGAAGTCATTGCGGTAGATCCGGTCCAGGAAATGCTGGACATCCTTGCCCGCAAGCCCTTCTCGGCATATGGCGTCGAGTGTCGCCTCGGCGAAGCGGAGAGCCTCCCAATCGACGACAAGGGAGTCGATTATGTTTTCGCCAACATGTCACTCCATCACGTTGAAAGGCCCGAACGTGCCGTCGCGGAGATGTATCGGGTCCTCAAACCGGGTGGCCGGTTGATCATCACCGACATGGATACCCATTCATTCGAAGATCTCCGAAAGGCGCACAACGACCGCTGGATGGGATTCGATCGGCAGACCGTTGCCGGTTGGTTCGAGTCTGCCGGGTTCGAGTCAAGTCATATTGATAGCGTCGGTTCTTGCTGCGGCGGCGGCGCATCAGCTATGACCATCGACGGATACGGCATCGGCGTTTTTGTTGCCTCCGGTGTGCGGCACTGA